From Pseudoalteromonas sp. R3, one genomic window encodes:
- a CDS encoding glycerophosphodiester phosphodiesterase family protein, which yields MKKITSLSAVIAALFLAGCDDDKTEVVEVEKAVVTTDTKTQVVEVEKTVVVTDTVTEIKTIEVPVVVEVPAGGANNMQVGTRPDFLIQDMDEGELKDKLAQCSNGPFYKTDFSIGHRGAPMQFPEHTKESYLAAAKMGAGILECDVTFTKDKELVCRHSQCDLHTTTNILETDLAQNCSTPFEPADPENGVVARAKCCTSDITLAEFRTLEGKMDASNPNGTTVAEYMNGTSKWRTDLYSSRGTLMTHAESIALFKELGVKMTPELKSPSVTMPFDGFSQQDYAQKMIDEYKAAGVEPKHVWAQSFNRDDINYWIAQNPEFGAQAVYLDDRYDAQTAANEQGVTPQQLVNNPELLVPTMAELAADGVKIIAPPMWVLVTEENGEMVPSAYAKAAREAGLGIITWTLERSGHLATGGGWYYQSVNGAHRGESMIDNDGDTFKLLDVLAKDVGVMGVFSDWPATTTYYASCMGMPASI from the coding sequence ATGAAAAAAATAACTTCACTCTCTGCTGTTATCGCGGCTTTGTTTTTGGCTGGCTGTGATGATGACAAAACCGAAGTGGTTGAGGTAGAAAAAGCGGTTGTTACCACAGATACTAAAACTCAGGTGGTAGAAGTCGAAAAAACGGTGGTAGTTACCGACACGGTCACTGAAATCAAAACAATTGAAGTGCCGGTTGTGGTTGAAGTGCCAGCGGGTGGTGCCAATAATATGCAAGTTGGCACGCGCCCGGACTTTTTGATCCAGGACATGGATGAAGGTGAGTTAAAAGACAAACTGGCGCAATGCTCGAACGGTCCATTCTATAAAACTGACTTTTCTATTGGTCACCGCGGTGCACCAATGCAATTCCCTGAGCACACTAAAGAGTCTTACCTTGCGGCGGCTAAAATGGGCGCTGGTATTCTTGAGTGTGACGTTACCTTTACCAAAGACAAAGAGCTGGTATGTCGTCACTCTCAGTGCGACTTACATACCACGACGAATATTCTGGAAACTGACTTAGCGCAGAACTGCTCTACGCCGTTTGAACCTGCAGATCCTGAAAATGGGGTTGTGGCAAGGGCTAAGTGCTGTACCAGTGACATTACTCTGGCGGAGTTTAGAACGTTGGAAGGTAAAATGGACGCGTCTAACCCAAATGGGACCACCGTTGCTGAGTACATGAATGGCACATCTAAGTGGCGCACCGACCTGTACTCTAGCCGCGGTACACTTATGACCCATGCTGAAAGTATTGCCCTGTTCAAAGAGCTGGGTGTAAAAATGACACCCGAACTTAAGTCACCATCAGTGACTATGCCTTTCGATGGTTTTTCTCAGCAGGATTATGCGCAGAAGATGATCGACGAATATAAAGCTGCGGGTGTTGAGCCTAAGCATGTCTGGGCACAGTCGTTTAATCGTGATGACATTAACTACTGGATTGCGCAAAACCCAGAGTTTGGTGCACAGGCAGTGTACCTGGATGACCGTTATGACGCACAAACCGCAGCCAATGAACAGGGGGTTACACCACAGCAGCTGGTTAATAATCCTGAGTTGCTTGTTCCAACCATGGCTGAACTGGCGGCTGATGGTGTGAAAATCATCGCACCTCCTATGTGGGTGCTGGTTACCGAAGAAAATGGTGAGATGGTGCCTTCAGCCTATGCTAAGGCTGCTCGTGAAGCTGGACTTGGGATCATTACCTGGACGCTGGAGCGTTCTGGCCACCTTGCCACCGGCGGTGGTTGGTACTACCAAAGCGTCAACGGTGCGCACCGTGGTGAAAGCATGATAGACAATGATGGCGACACCTTTAAGTTACTCGACGTACTGGCTAAAGACGTGGGCGTAATGGGTGTATTCTCTGACTGGCCTGCAACAACAACTTACTACGCAAGCTGTATGGGCATGCCTGCGAGCATCTGA